The genomic DNA TGGTACTGTATTTGTGCGTGACAGTAGGCTGTCATAGGTTATTTTGGTTCATTTTCAGAGGTTAGAGAGGAGTGAAAGGGAACAACACCGCACAAAGGAATTTTGGCCTTTCTCTAACATCCAAATCTTCATTTCATATGACATCCACATAGGCTTATCGATAGAGTGAAAACCAAGAGCTTACCAACTGTAATCTTGGACAGCTGCTGATTACCAAAACGGTAAGTACTTGAAGCAGAAGTTCCATGAACACTCATAACCTTCCCTCTGAAGTGCACCAAAGTGTTGTCTCGTAACCTTGCCATTTCAGTAAATTCAACAGTTCTTGTGACACGAGAAACGGCAAAAAAGTAAGGGTGCTCTGACCTTGCCCATCTAAAAATACTGTTGAATCTTTCTTGTGACACTAATCTAAGACAAGCATTTGACAAAATGGTTTCTGGTTGATGCAGATTAAAGAAGCTAGACTTAAATGTGGTTTGCCCAACGAATTCCTCACGCCATTTTCCAACCTTAACTCCTGTTGCAACAGCAAAATCACCTATGCATATCTTATCTGTCCAACTTGAAGCCTCTCTCCACAGTGTCAACTTGAAAGCAGACTTTGATTCGTCAGCAACCAGAAGGGAGGAGACTGCTACAAAACTTCCGGCATTAGTACCAGATTTGATCTTTACATCACGAGTTTCATTGACTTGTGtcacaagaaacaaaatgtTTACCACAGAGTTTTCTGTTACACAGTCTTTGAATGGGGTCAAATCATTAAAAACTTTGGGGATTGTATTCAATGCAAAATTCTTACATTTTTTATCAATGTCTGAAGATTTGTGAGACTTGAAGGAAGCCCCTAAGATTTTAACCTGCTTCCTTCGGTCTGTTGTTGTGACAGGACTATGGCTATTACTGAAGTTAGAGGGGTATTTGTCTTGGGTGTATATATCCTCTATGGTTAACTGATGTTCATCAGTTTTACATTCACAACTGGAACCTTTGTCACGTTTTCTTTTGACGCTTTTCCTATCTTCATCACTCGAAGCGCCAATTGAGCTGGGGGAGCCATGTTCAACAAAAAGTCTTTGACTTGCGCATCTGACATCATCAAATTCCTTCTGTAAGGCTTCATCATTTTCAATTTCATCAGTTGTATTATGCAACCCTGTCACAAATCCAAATGAAGACTGGGCTGTAAGCAGTGAGGAGCTCTCTGTGCTATTAAACTCACTCTCCAAGTAAAAGTGCACGGACTCTTGAATTGCTAAAGGTTCATACTCCAGCATTATGTTGCTATCGTCAGTCGAATCGTCTTCATTGTTATtaaaagaggttttttttttcacggacATACGTCGGTTTTCACTGATAGACACGGCTGATTCCTTCCATCTACGACCATGTGATTCGCCTCCTTGTAAGAAAACATGAATGTAAGAAAATTCAATAGAATTAATTATTGTAGGGTAATGTAAAGTTCTGTTTtgtacccatgtaaaccatgtgagtgttagccctactaatggctACTactaattctgttgaaatataaagtgctacacggccaacgtttgtaagaAAATTCAATGTTTGTAACGTGAATGTTCTGGCATGCACAGATCAAAATAGCTCTTATCATTAAGAGAAACCAGCTACCTTCATCTACAGTATTTGGTTCTTTCTCAACACACTGAGGACAAAGAATCGGCGCCACGAAAATCAGAACTTTCGGGGATTTTaattccgccattttggttttctcgttcccagaggccCTCGTTGCCCTAGACCAGCGGTTGGGAACGCGTAGACCGCTGGTCTAGGTAAGTACCTTATGTAAGACTACGTATATTGTCCCGACTTAATGAGTGTTCCAGGGTAACGAGAACCTTTGGGTGGTGAAGTAAGGTCTATTTTTGAGATCAGTGAGCGAGGGGCTCTGGCCTTTTCAACTTCTGTGGGACCTTGTGGAGATTGATCTACAGATCAACTGAGTCCAGTGGATAGGAGTCACCATAAATGAGTTCAAGGAAAGGGAATAACACGAAGAAAGGCcagaaataccaaaatacggTAGCATTCAAGAACGATCGCCATGACAAGAGCAAGAAGACCAAGCAGATCAACAGTTTGGTTGTCACCGGCGTGTGCGCACGATGCCGAGAGATTATTGAgtggagaaaaaaattcaagaaatataAGCCTTTAACAGCTCCTAAGAAGTGGTTAGTAGATCATAGTTCTTTATAAACTTATTCATAATTTTGAATTTATATTACTACTAACCTGACTAACGTTGCCATGTGGGAtaaccctcccctccccccccccccgcccccctctTCGTGGTTTCGTGGTACTAAGTAGGGTGTAGTGAGGAGAGTGTTTTGAAGAAATGGAAGAAACAATGACTCTGAGCACAACAACTATTGATCACCATTAAAATATTGTCAGAAAGTgcaactaattaacaattatttaccAAAGAGGAGATGGCCACACAACAAGCCACTGATATTGGGGTGAATAGTTGACTAAAACAGTTAGATAATATATCCCGAAAAAGAATGATTTTAGCTCATATATTCCTGCAACGACTAAAAATTTTTGGCCACAAATACTACAcaaattgctcggaggtgaatatcAAAGGATATTTGGAGTTTCAGTAGCAAATCAGAGCACGCATTCaacactatccactgttttagtatatactaacagtGCTTCTAAGCAAATCACAATATTAACTCATTCATCCCATAAGTGCtgccattgatgagtaaaatcaactggcgttagacagagtaacataaCTCTCAGAACTGGAAGGGTTAAGTTAGAAAGAATTAAAGTGATCCATGACCAGGAAGGGATCAATCATGAAAGGAGCACATGCAGTTTGTCTATAGGTGGCACTGAGAAGTGACCTTTATTCATATTTGGTGCTGTTTTCCTTGACGGCAATGTTATCTCAAGTTTTGTTCATTGATATGAAGGTCAAGTGTTGTATGGTTACTCacatacaaactttattttcactcaAATTTTAGAGTATACTATTGGCTAATATCTCTGAGTCATGACACACTCaaaagaacacaacaacaacaacctttttaagaaccccaactggccgTCGATAAACCAGTTgattatttacaagtgcagtccGAGAAGTTGAAACAGGGACAAGCAGGATGAAATTTAACTATTGGTCAGGGCAGGTCTTGAACCTGTGAAGTCCAAATCTCAAGGCAAACAcgctaaccactgggccgcactgcctcttCAAAGTGTTAATCACACAAGACTAAACTATTGTAGGGTCTTGTTAGCTTTGAGGTGCCAGGGCTTGAGACTAACGTTAGCCAACAAGCCGTaggctagtgaaatttcagttttggctagTAGCCATTAAGGCTAgtaaaaattgtgacgcagaggAGTtctggacaaaaacaaaattatttcagATGAATAAGGCAGAAGGAGAGAATATAAACTAATACAAACAGTAACTGTCAGTGGATTTCATGGATTCTGAATTAACTGCCTTAAAAATAAtaagtttaaaaatataaataaatacgaAACCAAAATGGATTACAATTTCCCCACGCCCTGTTGTGAACAATTTTTTCGAAAAATGATTGACcacatgtgaaatcatgtggaactggttttgtttcatttactGTAAACAACAAGGCCAAGAGGTCCTGTACTTAGAACTTGCTGATTTGTGCTTCATGCGTAGAATGGTGCTTTCATGTTTAACATTGAACCTGAAAAAGCCCAATTTATAATAAAAGGACAAGCCTTTCCACAGACTTCCTAATAAGAGTAATTTTATTgatggtttatttttaatttactttattctgcATTTTCCATACTCCAGTGCAATAGTGTGAGTTGCAAAGTTTGGCAGCGGGTCCACAACAATTTTGACTCAAGGCCACGAAAACTTTGCCCTTgtgaaaaaaatacatgtaaatttgtATGGACAAACAGTTATCAATTAATCACAGTAGATGTAAATTTCTTAGTTGTTCACTCTCTAGTGATTTATAATATTAATGAATGGCAAGTTTTCAGAATTTTaagaattaagaaaaaataagtGAGCAAACTCCTACAATGAGATTGAACACATGAGAATATTTAATAAAAGTGGGAGCAGTGTTTGCGAAAGTGGGAATTTTTTGTGTGATAATTTTTAGACATAACAAGAAATGTCTGAGCTCGACTACTCTGACTCATTACCAGTGAGTGAAACTGCACATGACAAGACTGGTTAGTACAACTGTAGTTTTGGGTAGTGAGATCCGACCTGCTACTAACCATGAAGACAGTAAGCTACAAagttagtctcgagccctgGCTCCACTTACTAGCATCATGATAATATACTATTATTACATTTAACAGTGTTCGGTGTCAGCAGAAGACAGTGATACATGCTTATCACACAGTTTGCAGCAAATGTGCGCAGGTTGCGGAAGTGTGCGAAAAATGTGGACAAGTACAAGAGATAGTGGCAAAGTAAGAATTATGAATTTGTGGAAGTTCATTATTAAGGTTAAACTTagaacaaaaattatatttgttgGACCTCCTTTTAAGGTCAGTCAAGGTGGTGGCTTTATTTGTTCAAAGAAGCCAACTCTCTATGTTGAAGGGGTTATGTCACGCAAATTGATGTAATGCCCAAAAACTACAATGAAACATTGTAAttaccacttaaaactgttgaacaacataaaagaagtacagcaaaaggaaagaaaagcatggAGGGACACAATTGAACgagattgaaacggattacatttgggtaatcttgaaaaatgcCAAGATTAtgacaaatcgcctggataaaggtcgtttttgctcagaatcatcttgtttgtgatgtaatgataattttatcactaaaggaattccacattaccatttcgggttttaaactcgtgattaactaaagactTCTCCCAGACACCCAAAAATAACGTGAGACATAGCCCCTCTAAGGCAGTTTgtttaaatttgcatttttaatgGAGCAGCAGTGACAAACAGTGCTGGGGAAAGTTACTGGAGTACTTGAGCAAACTGGGAGTCATAACAATATTTGCCTTGATTCAGAGTGAGTTTGATGCCTTACCATTAAAATTTAGTTTAAAATAATAGTTGTGTATTTGTTGCCAATCAAATCACTTTTATTCATCCGAATGGTTTCACATCAAGACCGGCAAGGCAAAGAGAAACTTAGAAGTGAGCTACACATGTGCTTATTGTGATGATCATAAAGTTCATTGTTTGAGTTAGAAAACACTCTACCATTCTTCAGTTCTTTCTCTTTGAACCGTGAACCAGTTACTGCATATTATAATGAATGCCGGTAGTTTTTCTTGACAGGTTCTAGAGGAAATGTACCATTTCAGAAAAGAAGGTGTTACACTGTAGTTGTCTGCAAAGCACACTTGACTAAGAATAAAATAATGTATCTTTGATTCTCAGGGCGACACCAAGTTCTGCAGAGAAAGCCTCTGAAGACAGCACGCTTCAGCCGGAAATAAAGGCAATGACAGAGAGACAAAGACGTATGTTTGACTATTGAGAAAACTTTCACCTGTCGAGATTAATCACTAGTGCAAAATAAAAAAGTACCAAAACGAAATTCAAACCGAATTTCAACTTTCTTTTAAATCATGGTTAAAGAAAATTTTCTTACCCAGCTTAAAAGAACCCGAGTTTCTCAGAAAGATCTTTGTCTATTTTACACCACTTGCGTACGCTCCGTTATTGATTACACTGCACCCGTTTTCTTAATGCAAGAATTAGAACGCGCTCAGAAAAGGGCGATGCGAATCATCTGCCTCGGCATGGAATATCAGCACGCGTTAGCACTAGTGACCCTACCGACCGTAGCGGAGCATCAGAGTGTATTTGCAAGCGCACGCTTGAAAATATACTTAATGACAGCGGCCATAAACTTACGAAATTACTGCCACCTTTATATAGAGAAAGTACAATCTTAGGCACGCGCGCACCTTTAGCATGCTGTGCTGTAAAACAAACATATTTAGGATAGCTTTATTATGGCTTTATGCGCCTTAGCAAAGATCCAttttatatattatttcatcgctgattgaccagctcccaacgtgagtggcttcatagctcagttggttagaacgtcgcaccggtatcgcgaggtcacgggtttaaaccccgttgaagtcctgaatatATCAggactttatttattttcttttctgcgaggatcatagcttcacttgatttcatatccgcagttcatatatgatccatttcatatatcatttcatcgctgattcattcctcaagggaacattggaacccattgtcgttcataactgcgaggatcatagcttcacttgaccgTTTGAattataaatcttttttttagtGTTATCATTTTAACGAGACATTTATAGTTTTTGAATGTTATAGATATCATTATCATTAGCTTTTAGGTATCTAAACAATCTGTAAGTTTGTACATTCAATTAGAATCTTTACGTAAATACGTAATTCAGCTCTACGATAAagaatctatctatctatctatctatctatctatctaactgGTATTTGAGAGATACAGACCTCACGTTTTGTGAGGCATGATGTAAAGAAGAACCCTGGAATGGTTCGATAATCAAACTGTATCTAACAATAGTCCCTTAGGTTTGTGATAACAATATACCTgcaagcgtacttttcttgctTGGATTTTTAGCATCATTTTCAAATCAATAGACAATTTTCATAATTGGTGGCTGGTTTGTTGTTCTTTTGTATCtatgtgggaagttaaagaacccacacacttacGTAGAGTAGGGCACAGAGTTCGCAGTGCTATGGTGTCCCTGGGGTGCGTGTGTGCGTATGTGTCATCAATTTACTCTGATCCACATGTTAAACAACTTTCAGTAATAGCCCTTAATGCGATTTATGAGCGATTTTGCCGCATGaacgaggctaaggggtcattttgtcTCGAATTGACCTCTAAGCCTCTTTTatatgtagttttaaacaaaagaaaatgtgctgCAGGCGCAACTCCAATAAGGTCTATTGGTTCATACAATGTATGTTACCGTGGCTGTACCCTGTATAAGAAGtacaaaaagaaatcaaaatatgTTAATATTAAATTTCCTAGAGCAACAATTCTTTTGAATAAGCAGATCGTAGCGCGGAAAGGCTTGCTTGCGTTAAAATTTAAGGATAACAAGGTGTGTTTCTTACTGTTTGAAAAGGATTTTGATATGTTATTTACTCAGGGACATTCCTCAGGCATCTTGAAAAAGGGGGTCAAGATGGAGAGCTGAAAAATTCCACTTCACCAAATCACTCAGGAACCAGTAGTTGTACAGTATCAGATTTATCCTCTGGTGACGATGAAGGTGAACTATCAGAACCTGAATCCA from Montipora capricornis isolate CH-2021 chromosome 2, ASM3666992v2, whole genome shotgun sequence includes the following:
- the LOC138019785 gene encoding uncharacterized protein C9orf85 homolog, translated to MSSRKGNNTKKGQKYQNTVAFKNDRHDKSKKTKQINSLVVTGVCARCREIIEWRKKFKKYKPLTAPKKCVRCQQKTVIHAYHTVCSKCAQVAEVCEKCGQVQEIVAKATPSSAEKASEDSTLQPEIKAMTERQRRTFLRHLEKGGQDGELKNSTSPNHSGTSSCTVSDLSSGDDEGELSEPESIDNDTGS
- the LOC138019772 gene encoding shieldin complex subunit 2-like, yielding MAELKSPKVLIFVAPILCPQCVEKEPNTVDEGGESHGRRWKESAVSISENRRMSVKKKTSFNNNEDDSTDDSNIMLEYEPLAIQESVHFYLESEFNSTESSSLLTAQSSFGFVTGLHNTTDEIENDEALQKEFDDVRCASQRLFVEHGSPSSIGASSDEDRKSVKRKRDKGSSCECKTDEHQLTIEDIYTQDKYPSNFSNSHSPVTTTDRRKQVKILGASFKSHKSSDIDKKCKNFALNTIPKVFNDLTPFKDCVTENSVVNILFLVTQVNETRDVKIKSGTNAGSFVAVSSLLVADESKSAFKLTLWREASSWTDKICIGDFAVATGVKVGKWREEFVGQTTFKSSFFNLHQPETILSNACLRLVSQERFNSIFRWARSEHPYFFAVSRVTRTVEFTEMARLRDNTLVHFRGKVMSVHGTSASSTYRFGNQQLSKITVVLAERPGDMIKLFLWGRQAKWMNQIQEGLGRVWEFKYVTAKYSTDTGCVSLHTTPRSTKTKLIAEDKNARLIVPRFEDNAHQRRKFSNLSDLLGSKYIGLAEVDAGITSLQFHCESDKTIIVDQTESAINQLKGKIDKLVYIGCGSCSRALVQDHNGVYGQCVYCVVANPGYQYAIDYYYKPMTIFVNDSCVALHVEAFSRVVSRLFEQFPAKSLAQKPVNASSHDSEFEDSFIGYLKGIVKGKRRSMLIACHVDIDENSFVESRTFTLQEVDVLNV